The DNA window AGAAGTCGTCGTAATCACCCCGGGTCATAATCGAAGACTGCTTGCCATTGGGAGCAGGCACAGGAATCATCACGTCATTATCCGTGCCGGGTGTGGAATACGCGTGCACCATCCGCTTCACCGAAATACCCGAAGCTTGCGACCAGCCCGTCACCAGCAGATTCTCGCCGAACAACTCGGGCGACAAACGCGGATCATTGTGACTGACGCCATTTGAACGCATTTGATTCAACCCTGCGCGCACCCTTCTGTAGGACGACTCCAGCATCTGCTTGAACGACTCTTTGTTCAATGGATAAAATCCAAACCCCCAGTTGTAATAATCTATTGGCTCCACTTTGTCGGGACCAGGTGGAAAACCGCGTTGTCCCAGACCACCATAGGTGGCGACAGCATACTGGTATTCCACAGGCTCGCCATTCACAAAATTGTGTGTGATCTTCATATTTCTCATGCGGGGCCAGTAAAGCGCAGCATTCTGTCCGTAATTGAACAGATTAAATGGACGACCACCAGCCCGCCACACAGACCGCCAGATCGCAGCAATGCTCTCGACATTGTTGCGCGGGTTGTGCTGGATCGGAAAAACATCTGCGGATGGCTGGCGGGGACCTCCCTGAGACACATATTTGCGCCCATCGTCTGTGCGCGCCATCACCCACACGCCATTGCCACGCGAATTATCCTGCCGATTAAATCGGTTCACAATACCCGACCGATAGGTCGATTGCCACCGTCCGGGATAAGACATGCCGACTTCGGGACCAAAGATGTTGCCGCCATCCAGCGAATGCCCCAGGGTGCCATTATTGCGCATCGACAACCAGAGTTTCCCGCGATTGGTCGTGCGGCGGCGCGTGCGCTGCTGCGCGTCGGCATCGATCACCATATACAATTCCGACGCCCCCCACAGCACCACAAAGGCGAGCAACACCCGCGTAAATTGTTTGAATATCCGTTGCATAAGCTAACTCCTTATTAAATAGCGCTCAGCAATCGGCTTTTCCGCTGACTGCTGAGCGCTGAAAGCTGAGCTTTAGAATCTCATTCTCAAACCAAAGTGGAACTCGCGAGGTGAATCCTGGTACCTCAGATAATCACCCACATCGCCATATTGAATATATTCGGGGTTGTCCGGCAATGGCGTGTAAATCACACCCCATTCCACGTATTCTGACCCCACTTCCACCAGCTGATTATCCACGCGATAGCTGATGTGCGGATCTCTCTGGTTGAAGAGATTAAAGGCTTCGAAGAAAGCCGTTATGCTCGCGCGCCTGTTGAACTTAAATGTCTTCTCAAAGTTGATGTCTGTGCGCGTGTGAATGGGACCATTGTAGAAGCCTTCGCCGCCTCTTTCCGGCGGAGAATAGAAGAACCTGCGACCCGTGAACAGGCGATACACTATATTCAGGCGCAGATTTTCAAACGGGTTGAAGCCCACAAAGCGCGGGCCAAACCTGTCGGGAGAGGAAAACATAAAGGTCACCGTGCCAAAATTGGTTCGGTTCAGGTTGGCGGGCCGGAACTCCTGAGACTGGTTGAGGCGCTGCAACCAGGTCGAGGCACCTTTGCCATCCCAGTTGAGCAGACTGTTTTCCGGATCCAGCGACCAGTTGTTGCGCCCAGCAGCATCTTCGACCAGTTCGAGATGATTGCGCGCCTGGCTACCAAAGGACTGTGCCCGCGAAAAGCGCGTAATACCATCCATGGGCCGCGGGAACTCTTCGCCCGTATCGCTGCCATTGACAATACCGGAACCGGCAACACCTTCGCCAAGAAAATCACCGTCGCCATTGGAATCGTGTGTCCACTCATACCAGTAATGCGACAGGAAGTTGCCATCATTGTCGATATAACCGGCATAGTTCCCAAAGTTCGACGGATTCTTGGTCGCCAGCCTGTCTGGATTGATATAGTGCGACCCGCGAACGCCCGAGTTGCCATTTTCAACCCACTGCACATTGTAGGCAATCGTAAACGCCGTCATGTAGTTGAATTTCTTTTTAACCGACAACTCAAAGCCGCGCGTATCGCGGTTATTCGTCTGCCCCGATGACTGCACGGATCGGTTGTGCTGCAAACCCTGAGACTGCATCCCGTAAACGCCACCGCTGCGGCGGAAGACCTGCTGCTTGTAATACGCCGTTATACCCGCCGTGTAATCCGTGATAAAGTTCCAGTCTGCCCCCACTTCAAAACTCGTGGTGATCAGCGGCTTGATCTTAGGCCAACCCCATTGCCCGGCATCTACGACATCCTGTGTATTGTACAGCTCGGACTCGTCAATCCGACCATTCTGGTTCACATCCAGAAATTCCTCTTCGGTGCGATAGCTATGAGAGAAAATCCACCAGAACTGCTCGATCTGTTCAAACTTGCCAAAGGTGAAGTGCATCGCGCTGCTCTCCGTAATCGGATGCGACACACCCACGCGCGGAGACAAGACATGAATGGACCCTGGACGATAGGTTGGGATATTCTCCACCTTTGTCGGATCGTGATATTTGTAAAATGGGATAAAATACGCTGACTGCGGCATCTCGGTATTCGGGCTCCAGCGCAAACCGCGCAAGCCCACATTCACCACAATCCCCTCAAACTCCATTTTATCCTGGAAATACACGGCGTATTGACGCGGCACCACGCCGATATTGGGATTGTTGAACTGGCTGTAATATCGCTCTATCAAACCCCTGAAGTCATTTTTGTTGCGGGTGAAACCCCAGTTGTCGAAAAACAAAAAGTCAATACCCGTTTTGATGAAGTGCCCTTTGGTCACCTGGCTCGAATAATCGACCTTGAGCTGGTAGCGGTCGCGCTCTGAATTTGTCCAGTTCACCACCGGGCGACCAATGTAAAACCAGCCAGAGTCATTGCCAATACCCGGCTCGACATAGGGCTGATCTGTATTGAAGGGCAGTTCCGTATTCACCTCAGATGTGCGGGAATACGAGAACCGAATTTCGTAAAAGGTGCGCGCCGACAGCGTATGCGTCAAAGAGACGTAATTCAAAAAATCGCGCGTACGCCGCTTGCCCGCTCCCGAGTATTCGGCAGGCACGAAGAGGTTGCGACCAGAAGAGTTCATATTCTTGCGCGAACCCTGTTCAATGCGCCGAATAACGCCCGCGTTATACCGAGAACGATGATTGAACAGAGAACCGTAGTTAAATTTGACGTTGTTACCCGGGCGATACGTCAGCTTGAAATTCGTGCGGTTGTTAGGCAGTGATACCGCCGTGGGGCCGGGAAAAGCCGACGGATTGCGATTCATCGAAGACGTCAGCGTGAAGCCAATTCTTCTCATAATCGGACCGCCCAGCATTGCTTCGCCGCGACCGCCCCACACGCCCGTGTAATCCTGGCGCTCGTGAACCTTGCGCTGAACATCGTCGGTGGCAAACTGAGAATCGGTTATCTCTCCCGTCTGATTGTCGTGCCCCAGAATACCGTCGGGACCGGGATACCACGCTTGCAAGTTCTCCCACTCGGGATTGCCCCACTGCATCCTGCCGCGATGCACGGGAGCTTCATACACATTGTTGCCCCAGTGCTTTTGCCCGGGAGGCGTAATGCGATACTCACCCCTGCCCGTGTACCTCTGACCACCTTCTTTGGTCACCACGGAAACCACAGAACCCGCATTGCCATACTCCGCATTCATCCCACCGCTCAACACGGTCAGTTCTTGCACGGCACTCGTGTTCACGCCTTGAAACCGCGTAAATCCGGCGCGCGCATCGTTATTCACCACGCGCACCCCATCGACCATATACGCCGTCTCCCAGAAATTACCACCGCGAACACTTTCCTCTTCGTCGGGGGTCACGCCCGCCTGCAACTCCACAAAGTCCGACATCTCGCGCACGATCGGCAACGACTCAATCTCTTCTGCCGTAATAACGGATTTACTCTCCGTCTTGTCGTGCTCCACTGGCGGACGCTCTGCAACGACGATCATCTCGTCCAATCCGATCGCTTCTTCCTGCATCTCGAAGCTCACCGTCGTGGTATGGTCAACATTGACGATCACACCCGTGCGAACAGACTTTGTATATCCTACCATAATGGATTCAATATCATAGGTTCCAGGCGGGATATTGATGATGAAGTATTCGCCCTCCTCATCGGTGATCCCGGCGCGCTTCACGCCATCGATATCGATCACTACATTGGCACCGGGCAATGGCTCACCTGTAACCTCAGTAACCCGTCCACTAATTTTACCCGTTGTGGCCGCTTCTGCCAATCCGGTGCTGATCGCCAGAGCGACCAACAGACCCAGACAACACAATAATCGCTTACTCATTTACGACCCTCCATAAAAATGGTGAGTGGGATAGTCCAGTTTCTCATACTGAAGAACTGAATCTCTGTTTTACTCGAAAAAGTTTGAACCGCAATGGAACGCACAAGGCCATTTTTTTATCTAACGCGAGAGAACTGAACCTCTATTTACTCGAAATAATATTTAAAACTCACGCCAGCATCCACTGTCCCTATCGGAAATGCCTTGTTCATTCCCCAAGCGGTCAATGGATTGATCTCGCCAAAAATGAGATTGTAGCGCACGCGAAAATCGAGCCCATAAGAAGTACCCAGCGATCCCTCAAAACCAGCACTGATGGGAATTGTCCACGCTGTTCGCGTATCCTCTGTGGGCACCAACCCGTGCAATAACACCTGGCCATTGTCAATTATGCCGATGTTATCAATCTGGGCTTCTGTTAGATTCTTGGTATCCAGAGAGGAATTCGGATTGCCCGGATACACCAGCGATATCTGCACGCCGCCGCGATCCACCTCTACTGGAATATCGCGATTAATCGGGGCAATCAAGCCACGCACCTTGTGGCTATAATCGTAAAAACCGAGGCCCAAACCCAGATAAGGCGACCACTTGCGGTCGGACATGGTCTCGGCATTTTCTCTGAAAAACCACAGCCAGTTCGAAGCCACGCTATTCCAGGTCATCTCCGAATCGGCTTCGGGACTTGGGACCTGACGACCATCTCTGTATTCGAACGTGCGCCCGGGGAGATTTGAATTGCGAAACTTCGAGTAGTGATACTCCACCTCTGTGGTCAAACGCGGAGAAATCACATAACTCACATTCAAGCCGTACTTCAAATCACCAGCATACCAGCCACTCAAAGGACCTGTTGGCTGATGATAATTCACCAATCCGCCAATAGCCCACAGATCCGCATCGCGGGCATCAACGGAAGATACAGCAAATAAGAAAACCCCGGCATACAAAACTAAAAATCTTTTCAAAAGTGCCTCCTTAGGTTTTGGGTGAACGAAAAAGAGGGGATATTATAATACCGAATAATTGGCAAGACAAGCGATTTATAAGGTAAGCAACAAGCCCAATCGAGCTTCCGGAAAACCATTCAAGACCATGGTGAAAATCGAGAATCCATTGAATTTTAGTGTACGGAATTACATGTATTTCATTTAAAAACAACAATTTATGGAAATTATAAATTCCAAAAACTTATGAAATATAACGCAAAAAATAAGATTCTCTAAATCGCCATATTAAACGTAAGCAAATAGAAATAAAAGAGTTAAAATAACCTTGTCAACGAAAAGTTTGTTAAAATTTGTAACAGGACAAATATTTTGATTTTATAGGACTTACCGATCTTTAAAAAATGACAAGCAAAACCTTCTGGATCGCGGCTAAAAACCCCGCCGCGATGACGGGCATGGGCGAGGCATGCCTCGCCCCTACATTAATGGTAAGATTAACGCATTTTTAAAATCCGATTGATCGCTGCCCCACTCATTTTCCTTTCAAAACGCGGACCGTATTTGGCGACAACGCGCGAGGACACATAAGTTGCGAGCCTCGCAGCCTGAGCCGCATCATACCCCCGGGTCACGGCAAACAAATACGCCCCGGCAAACGAATCGCCCGCACCATTGGTATCCACAGCATCAACCTCAAAACCCGGCGCGTGAACCACATCGCCGCCATCGCAAATCCGGGCACCCTCTGCACCATACGTCAGAGCCAAACCGCCCACTCTTTGGCGCAACGCGTCAAAAGCCTCTTCGGTTGCCTCAGCATCCGTAAATATCCTGCCCTCATCCTCATTGCAAAACAGCATATCCACGCCTGCATCTACCAATGCCGTCATCCTATCCTTAAAAGCAGCCACAATAGACGGATCGCTCAGGGTAAGCGCGACCTTTGTACCGTGCGCCTGCGCCACCTTTTGCGCCGCCTGTGCCGCTTCAAAGCCATCATCTGCTGCAACCAGATAACCCTCGATATAAATATACTGGCTGTCGGCAATCACAGCATCCTCAACCTGCGCCACACCAAACGTACTCGTAATCCCCAAAAATGTATTCATCGTGCGATCTGCATCCTCCGTAATCATCACCAAACACTTGCCCGTAACCCCCTCCCCGCGATGTGAGAGATTGCACGCCACCCCCGCAGTATTGAGATCGCGAAGATAAAACGCGCCATCTGCATCCTCAGCCACCTTGCATCCGTAATAGCCCCGTCCACCACAATTGGCCAGCGCGATCATCGTATTGGCCGCCGAACCGCCCGACGAACGCGCCATCTCCTTCCCGCCCAAAGCATCGATCAACGCGCGCTGGCGATCTCCGTCAATCAGCGTCATCACACCCTTGTCAATCTCCATCGCCTCAAAAAACGACGGATCAACTTGAAACTGAATATCCACCAGTGCATTGCCCAGCCCATATACATCGTATTGACGCATAAACTCTCCTTGTTAAAGTCACACATCAACAAAAAACTCTATATGTCGTTGTACCGCA is part of the Gemmatimonadota bacterium genome and encodes:
- a CDS encoding TonB-dependent receptor translates to MSKRLLCCLGLLVALAISTGLAEAATTGKISGRVTEVTGEPLPGANVVIDIDGVKRAGITDEEGEYFIINIPPGTYDIESIMVGYTKSVRTGVIVNVDHTTTVSFEMQEEAIGLDEMIVVAERPPVEHDKTESKSVITAEEIESLPIVREMSDFVELQAGVTPDEEESVRGGNFWETAYMVDGVRVVNNDARAGFTRFQGVNTSAVQELTVLSGGMNAEYGNAGSVVSVVTKEGGQRYTGRGEYRITPPGQKHWGNNVYEAPVHRGRMQWGNPEWENLQAWYPGPDGILGHDNQTGEITDSQFATDDVQRKVHERQDYTGVWGGRGEAMLGGPIMRRIGFTLTSSMNRNPSAFPGPTAVSLPNNRTNFKLTYRPGNNVKFNYGSLFNHRSRYNAGVIRRIEQGSRKNMNSSGRNLFVPAEYSGAGKRRTRDFLNYVSLTHTLSARTFYEIRFSYSRTSEVNTELPFNTDQPYVEPGIGNDSGWFYIGRPVVNWTNSERDRYQLKVDYSSQVTKGHFIKTGIDFLFFDNWGFTRNKNDFRGLIERYYSQFNNPNIGVVPRQYAVYFQDKMEFEGIVVNVGLRGLRWSPNTEMPQSAYFIPFYKYHDPTKVENIPTYRPGSIHVLSPRVGVSHPITESSAMHFTFGKFEQIEQFWWIFSHSYRTEEEFLDVNQNGRIDESELYNTQDVVDAGQWGWPKIKPLITTSFEVGADWNFITDYTAGITAYYKQQVFRRSGGVYGMQSQGLQHNRSVQSSGQTNNRDTRGFELSVKKKFNYMTAFTIAYNVQWVENGNSGVRGSHYINPDRLATKNPSNFGNYAGYIDNDGNFLSHYWYEWTHDSNGDGDFLGEGVAGSGIVNGSDTGEEFPRPMDGITRFSRAQSFGSQARNHLELVEDAAGRNNWSLDPENSLLNWDGKGASTWLQRLNQSQEFRPANLNRTNFGTVTFMFSSPDRFGPRFVGFNPFENLRLNIVYRLFTGRRFFYSPPERGGEGFYNGPIHTRTDINFEKTFKFNRRASITAFFEAFNLFNQRDPHISYRVDNQLVEVGSEYVEWGVIYTPLPDNPEYIQYGDVGDYLRYQDSPREFHFGLRMRF
- a CDS encoding adenosine kinase encodes the protein MRQYDVYGLGNALVDIQFQVDPSFFEAMEIDKGVMTLIDGDRQRALIDALGGKEMARSSGGSAANTMIALANCGGRGYYGCKVAEDADGAFYLRDLNTAGVACNLSHRGEGVTGKCLVMITEDADRTMNTFLGITSTFGVAQVEDAVIADSQYIYIEGYLVAADDGFEAAQAAQKVAQAHGTKVALTLSDPSIVAAFKDRMTALVDAGVDMLFCNEDEGRIFTDAEATEEAFDALRQRVGGLALTYGAEGARICDGGDVVHAPGFEVDAVDTNGAGDSFAGAYLFAVTRGYDAAQAARLATYVSSRVVAKYGPRFERKMSGAAINRILKMR